The window TCACGACCCGGTGATGGAACGACTAATCCACGTGATCGTTTATTCTCAATTTCTTCCACAGGCGTCACCCTAGAAGGGATTCGTATGAATCGCTATTCTGCCAATGGCGATGATTATGGTGTAGTTTTAGTTAATGATGGTGCGCATAATTTTACTATGAAGAACTCAGAACTATCCGACGCACCGTATGAAGGTGTGCATGTTGGTCAGGTGGATAATCCAACTTTTAAGAATGTTACTATACACGATGTAGCTTGGACATCAATAGGGGTTAATCAATCGGATAAGTTGCTATTAGATCAAGTTAAAATAACCAATACAGATCCATTTGATGAGTTTTCTAGCTCACCGGTTAGTGGTGCATTGAAAACGAGTCGAACACGTGATTCTAAAGTTATTCAGAGTTATATTGGTGGCAATAAGTCGCATGGCTTATGGTTTGATCAAAGCAATATTAATGTGGTAGTTGATAAGAACTTTATGAAGGATAATACTGGCGCAAGTGTTTTCTTTGAGATTTCAGATGGACTTACAATGACAAATAATTTTGTAGCCACCACAAATGGTCAGCCCATCAAGATGGCTGGGTCATCTGGTTTGCGTTTGGTTAATAATACATTGGTTGGAGGTCATGACCCAGTTGGAGTATATATGGATAACCGTTCGACACCGGGTTGTGCATCTAATATTAACTTATGTAAATCATCTTCCTACGCCAGCGATCGTCAAGGTCGGTTTGCACCATATATTGGCTCTACGATGGACTGGATGCCTAGAATTGATGTGATGGTGAATAATATTATTGCGTATCCAAGTAGTCTGTCTAGCATGTGCGGCAAAACAGCCACGGTTGGAGTTTGTATTACTACTAGCTGGGGGTCCGGTGCCCAACTTGCTACTACAACGCTTGATGCTATTATTCATAAAGCGGATACCACACGTAATATTCCTCAGACTATCATTAGCGGTAATGTGTATGCTAATGGTACTTCTCGAATTATTCGAGCTGGTTCGCAGGATTATACGAGTGCGTCTACATGGAGCTCAGCACTTGCTGGTCCTCCGGTTAATATTACTGGATTAGATGCAAATGCTAAGGTGGGCAATAGCTGGGTAAATACCGATGGTACGGGAACCGATAGCTTGATCAATGCTAGCGCTCAGGCCTATAAGATACCAGTATTTACTGGCTCAAATGCTATTATTAACACCTACATACCAGCCGGTACGCAGCAGTATGGAGTACTGAGTAGTGCGGTGAATCCATCTACAACTGTATCGCCTACAACTACTCCTCCATCATCTACTCCAACACCGACAACCACTACTACGGTGAAGCCATCACCTACCACGCCGGTAACTCCACCCCCGCCAACCACCGACACCACCAAACCTTCAGTACCCGGTAATGTTAAAAGTAAGATAGAGTTCGATGGTCTAAAGTTTGCTTATTACACTAATCTAACTTGGACTGCATCTTACGATAACGTAGGTGTAACAAGCTATGAAGTAAGACGCAATAACACAAGTATTGGTACTTCTACTACCACTAACTTCAAAGACTACAATCTCCAACCCAATATTCTCTATAGCTATGACATCTACGCTAAAGATGCAGCTACCAACTCATCTCTACCAGCTAACACCAAGCTCACTGGTCGTTGCTTCATCATCTGGTGTTGGGGGGAGTAGAGGATTTGACGAATCTTAATAAAACCCTTAAGCTTAAACTAACTCACAAGTATTAATACAAAAAGGATCATTAAATACCATGTCGGCTACTAAGAAACGAAATCAATCTAAGTCTAGAGGATCTAGCGCTAAGACCGCTAAGACTTCGAGTAGAGTATCTACAGTAAAGAATATTAATCTAGGTATTTTGGCAATTGTGGCGGGTGCGGTAATTTTAATTGGTGGCCTTTATGCACTGCTGGCTTGGGCGGCAACACCTGGTGTTGGTAGTTATCCGGCAATTGCTACTATTCCGCGTCTTGCCCCTTACACTAGTTTTTGGTGGCAGTTGGAAAACGCTCCAAAAGTTGATGCACTAGTTACCGAAGCTAACCCTAAAAAACATTATGATTTTGACTACGAAGATGTAACTAGCGCACAAATCGCAACCATGAAGTCTCAGAATGCATTGGTAACTTGCTACTTTGAAGTTGGGACAGCGGCTCAGTGGCGCCCAGATTATAATAAATTTCCAGCCTCAGCAGTTTCAGCAACTGACCCACAGAACTGGGGTGATGAGCGCTGGATAGATATTATGAATCCAACAGTACGAAGTATTATGGCGGGGCGGATGGATGTTTCAAAAGAGAAAGGCTGTCAAGGGATAGAGCCAGATTGGCTAGACAACTATACCTACAGCCAAGCTGAGTATGATGCTTCTGGAAAAGTGAAAGTACCGACTAAAGCACAACAATTAGATTATATGAAGTTTTTGGCTGATGAAGCTCATAAGCGAGGCATGATGATTGCCTTAAAGAATGTACCGGAGCTAGCTCGTGAGAAATTTGCTGACGGACGAGTGGTAGCGGACGTGTATGACTGGGCATTAATTGAAGAGTGTCTCGTTTCTTATAAGGATACTTGCCCAAACCTGAAGGCCTTTATTGAGCGTGGTAAGAATGTGGCGGTTGCAGAATACAATGATCAGGTAGCACAGGCTAAATTTACTGATACTTTCTGCCCTCAGTTCAATACCTGGAATTTTGATGGATATCTGTTTGATCGCAAGAATGGTGGTAGTCCAACCTTGACCGGAAAATTTCGTGTACCATGTCGTACTGGAGAGGGGCAGCCCATAGGACCCACCCCAACGGTAACTGTATTCCCGGGCACCTCCACCCCCTCCCCAACTCCACCCACCACCACCGTTACCCCTAGCCCCACACCAACTCCTGGTAATAAAGCACCAGTAGGTCCAGCTAGTCTCTCTGCTTCAGTCATCTCTAGCACACAAATCAATCTGACTTGGCCAGTAGCCACCGACGATAGTACAGGGACCCTCAACTACACCGTGACTCGTAATGACAAACAAATCTACTCTGGCCCTAAGCTATCCTTCTCCGACACCGGCCTAACTCCAGCTACTAAATATAACTATAAAGTTACAGCTAAGGATGTAGGTGGTCTTGTATCCACTGGTGCAACTACCTCTGCTACCACCCAAGCATCCCCCACCACTCCACCCCCGCCAACCACCGACACCACCAAACCTTCAGTACCCGGTAATGTTAAAAAGTAAGATAGAGTTCGATGGTCTAAAGTTTGCTTATTACACTAATCTAACTTGGACTGCATCTTACGATAACGTAGGTGTAACAAGCTATGAAGTAAGACGTAATAACACAAGTCTTGGCACTACTACCACTACTAACTTCAAAGACTACAATCTCCAACCCAATATCCTCTACAGCTACGACATCTATGCTAAAGATGCAGCTACTAACTCATCTCTACCAGCTAACACCAAGCTCACTGGTCGTTGCTTCATCATCTGGTGTTGGGGGGAGTAGAGCAGTACTTAGACTTATCTTGATACTCTGAACTCTTGATAGGAAAAAGTATTGACCTATAGTGGTTTATTGTACTTAAAATATTTGAGCATTTTACCCGAGGCACGGTTAAGGGTTACTGGCCGGCTTCAGTTTTGTGGATAAAATTGATTTTTTTTTTGCACCATGAGAAGATAAACACAAGGGTAATTAAAAGGAATACTAAAAATGTCAGAGGTAGGTCGATGGACACCGGAGGATAGTCAGGCACTAAATAGTGAAAGCTACGCCGCAAGAAAACCGGCTCAGGATAAATGGGATGAGTTGAATAAGTCAGCTGTGAGTGAGGGGGTGGCTACTGAGCTGCCATATGTTGTAGATGGAGGTAGGGAAATATCTTATACGGAAGCCTTAAATGAAATTCAACGTCGACAGGACACTGTAAATGAATACACCGAACTAGAACAGGCTAGCTTAGCTCGTGGTGAAGGGGAGTCATCCATATTGCCACACCTAAAATACAAGCTTAAAGCCATTCAAGAGCCTCTGGAGCGAGCACGCAGTTGGGCGTCACGTCTTCAGGAGGCGCGAGCTCGTGGAGTGGAAATTCCGGAAAAATTTTCTACCGCCGAGCAGATTATGTATCATGAATCTAAATTGGAAGAGTATAAGAAGCAGAGAGACAATGTTGCGCTTTGTATACTGGAATTTCGTGGAGCCGACGAAAATCAAGACGCGAGAGCCGTACATAGCGCCCTCGCGCATTTGCCGGAAGTGAATGAGATGGGTGGCATTGACTGGGAAGGACTGAAGCACTGGGTAACCCATCTTCAGAGGCATGGTAGGCCGGAAGGAGATCAAGCACAAGCAGTACTTGATAAGGCTTATCCAGGTGGTGAGCTCTACAATGCCCGCATTGAGTACTATCGTGATTTGGTAGAAATTAATGAGATTTTGCAGCCGGTGCGTGAGAGGATAATCGCACGCTATGAAGAGGAACTACGTGACTTTATTGAAAAAACTAGTGATCTGCCAGATGGAGCTCAGGAAATTACTACATAGGTTGCGTATTGGCACTGAGGTATGTATTGGTCGTCAAAAAGCATTGAGGCCTAGTAATATTAGTCGAGCTATAGTCAGTGTGCCAGCATCTTTTTAAGAATGCGCTTAGATCAGCTTGACTGACCTGCTATTGTTCTACTGTCTGGCGCTATAGAAAGCAAGGGATTTGACGAAAAACTTTGAGTCAAAGCATTGACAGAATAAGCATAAGCTGATAGAATACAGAGCATTACCACTTCGGTAGTCACTTCAAAGTGTTTGAGGGTCTACCGGAGTGGTTTTAGAAAAAGAGTATTAGTGCTGACTGTGGAGGGTCAGCTCGAGCGCTAGCTACTCACTTGAAAGTAATTATCAAGGAGAACGCTATGCCAGGAACAGTTGCTGGTGGCCGTAAGGCTGCTGATACTAACCGCAAGCGCTACGGTAAGACGTTTTACGTCCGTATCGGTGCACTCGGTGGTAAGAAAAGCACAGGTGGTGGTTTTGCCGCTAACCCAGAACTTGCTCGTGAAGCAGGTCGTAAGGGTGGGCAGGCTCGTAAGAAAAAGCAGGCTTAGAGCTTACTAACTTAGGAGTATAACCTCACAACACAATAGTCCCCGTATTTTTTACGGGGACTATTGTGTTAATCGGTGAGTTTTATGTGGCGAATGCGTGGCTCAGTACCTTCTGCGATGTGCCAGCGAGTTTGGCAGACAAAACAGCGATAAGTAGATTTATCTTCTTGGAGAGAAAAATTTGTACAGGCAGGGCAAGTACTGCGCTCTTCCACCCAGTGTCCGTAGCTGGCCAGACAACTCTGAATAAAATGATCAGAACAAGCAATATTATAGTGATGAGCTAAGTTGCGGGTTTTCATCCAAGCCTGAGATTCCATAGCGAATAGTTCAAAGTCGGTACGAAAATCAAAGTGGGCTAGTTCAGCATGAGAAATTTCATGTAATAGGCTGATGATACCTCGATTGGTATCCAGGCAAGTTGAGTCAAAATATATACATTCACTAGCAGAATCAAAATAGAAGTCACTATCTTCTATAAAATGATACGATGAGAAATCCTGCATAATTTGCTGGCTGACCGTATGTAGCTTCACCCCCATAGGCATATCATAGCATTTTTTAGTGTTGGTGGATGGCGTGAGCTAGTAGACCAGCTCCGATGAGGGGAGCGGTTTCAATATGTTTGGCGGGCTTAATTGGTGGAAGTGGGAATTTTGGAGAATAGGCTAATTCTGCGAGATGTTTAGTGAGTGGGGGTAAAAACTTTTTATGATGTTTAGAAACTCCACCACCCAATACGACAATTTCAGGATTTGTGGCAACAATAAGGTTATGTAGGCCTTGGGCTAGTGGTCGGGTGATTTCATGCCAGGCTTTCTTAGATCTAATATCGGCTGCAATTTTGCCATATTCTCGCACAATAGCCTTGCCACTAGCTAGGTACTCAAAACTACCGTAGAGAGGGTTGCGAACGTGATCAACGAGGATCATTTGGCCACCTTGAGGGTTATATGGTCCGGGGAGTGGCTTACCATCTAGGATGAGCGCTGAGCCGATGCCAGTAGAAATGGTCACGTAGAGAATATAGCGATATTTCTGTCCGCTACCTATCATGGCTTCGCAAACACCTCCCAATGTAGCATCATTTTCAAGTATGATTGGGGTATTAAATTCTTGGTGTAATTTGGCTACAATGGGGAGTTTTTTCCAGGTTGGGATGTGGGTACAGGGTCCGATAGTGCCGTGTTTGCGATCAACTTTTGCCGGGGCGGCAATACCAATTGCTAGTGGTTCAGCCGGGCCAGTAAGAGTCTGGATGGTAGAAATTGTCTGTTTTATCATAGCGGTTTCACTGGCAGGAGTAGGAAAATCTATAAACTGAGAAATTTTTCCATAGCCATTAATGCAACCGATGCGTACTTTTGTACCACCAATATCGATTGCGATAACTTCTTTTTTCATGCGTTCCATAACTCCATCATACCGAGTGTAGTTAGTTTGAGCAAAACTGCTTAAGCTTGCACTTCTCAGTTATCAGTTTTAAAATCTATCTTTATAGAAGTATATAAGGGCTTATTGCTCGATGAGGTTATTAAAGGCGTGTTACTCAAAAACTCAGTCGTAAAAATTATTTTAGCTGTAGCGGTGATTATTTTAATTGTCGCGGCTACTTTTGCTTATGGTAATTCACAGAGGCAAGCGCAGGAGCGGGGCAAGACAGAGCAGGAACAGCAGGCCGCCAGCTCCGAATCAACTAGCCCCACCCCTTCAGCTAGCTCGACAACCCCAACTCCTAGCACTACTCCTGCTAGCCCAGCTCCATCGGCTTCAACTAAGCCTGGCAGTCCAGCTCCATCCACAACTGCTCAGGTTGCCCCACCAAACGGCAAAACTCCTGCTACTGGGCCAGGTTATTTACTGGTCTTACCTGCAATAGTCTTAGGAATTCTAGTATACGCTCATCGCCTGAGCTTGCGTAAGCTTACCGATACACTAAAATTTTAGTTAGACTTTACTTTTATCAGGTATAGCGGTATAATCTAACCTGATTTGCGATTGACTTCGTACTTGTTTAGTTGCAGATTTTTAACCCAAATCTAGATGTGGTGTTAAAAAATCTGTTATTTTTTAAGCTTAGCGTAGTCAAATGCGGACATCTCTCCATAAGAAAGGTAGGAATAGTAATAATATGACAAAAACACTCTCAATGGATCAGCTAATGGCTGAAGTAGAGGTTAAGGCCCCAGGTGTTGGGGATATTTTGGAAGGTACAGTACTGAGCGTAGAAAAGCACGAAATATGGCTTGATCTTGGTGCATCGGGGACTGGTGTGGTGTTGGGTCGAGAGACTGAGTCGGCAGTACGAGCGCTCCAGCCTGGCGATACAATTTCAGCCTCTGTTTTGGATCCGGAAACAGATGAAGGTTATGTTGTGCTCAGTTTACGCAAGGTAGCAAAAGAAAAAGGTTGGGAAACTCTAGAAGAGCGCATTAAGAGTGGTGAGACTTTTGGAGTTGTGCCATTTGATGCGAATCGGGGCGGTATGTTGATTGAGGTTGATGGAATCCGCGGATTTTTACCAGTTAGTCAGCTATCGGCAGAAAATTATCCACGAGTTTCTGGTGCTGATAAAGATGAAATTTTACAACGGCTTAATCATTTAGTTGGGCAAACCCTTATGGTGCGCGTCTTAGATCTTGACCGGAAGCAGAATAAGTTGATTGTGTCAGAAAAGGCTGCTCGTCGTGAAATGACTGAAGGTAAACTAGCTGATATTGAAGTGAATAGTGAAGTTGATGGTATTGTAACTGGTATTGTGGATTTTGGCGTTTTTGTAAATGTTGATGGCGTGGAAGGTATGGTGCATATTTCTGAAATTGCCTGGGATCGAGTGGATAACCCAAGCAAATATGTGAAGGTTGGTGAGACTGTAAAGGCAAAGGTGATCGCAATTGATCAAGACAAGCTTTCGCTTTCTATGAAGCAACTCAGTGCCGATCCGTGGATTGAAGAGAGCAGTCGTTTCTCGGTTGGCGAGTCGGTAGATGGTACGATTAATCGCATTACCCCGTTTGGTGCTTTTGTCCAAATTACTCCTGTCATTGAGGCTTTGGTGCATATCTCAGAGCTTTCGGAAGATCATGTTGCTGACCCAAATGACCTAGTGAAGGTTGGCGAAAAGAAAACATTCCGTGTGATTGCAATTGATCCAGCTCAGCATAAGTTATCACTTTCTTTGAAGCCAGCTAAGGCCGACAAAAAGCAGGAGGATTAAGCGACATGGGGCGACCCAAAGGCAACACATTACCCGAGCGAACGTGTCGGATGTGTCGAGGGCGTTTCCCAAAGAATCAATTAGAGCGCTGGGTGTTGCGTGGGTCGGAGCTGGTGCTTGACTTAAAACAGATAGAGTCAGGGCGAGGATGGTATAGTTGTAAGAAGCCAGCTTGTTCGAGAAAAATGCACGAAGTTGGTGCTCGGGTGGCTTTATCACGCCGCCACCGCAAACCCAAACAGGAGAAAACTACATGACAGAAAATCCAGTTGAATTACGCAAGATAAGTATTCCTAAAACTATTGCTGTACATGATTTAGCTTCTCGTCTGGAAGTTCCTGCTACAAAAGTAATTGGTGAGCTGATGCGTAATGGGGTGATGGCTACTATTAATGAGTCAATTGATTTTGACACAGCAAGCATTATATCGGAGGAGTTTGATGTAGCAGTTGAGCTGGAGACTACAGTTGACGAGCGTCCAGTCCGTAGTGATGAGCCTGTCGGCAAGAAGAAGTCTCGTCCGCCGGTGGTGGCAGTTATGGGGCATGTGGATCATGGTAAAACCAGCGTGCTTGATGCAATTCGCGATACTGAAACTGCTACACGGGAAGCTGGCGGTATTACTCAGCATATTGGCGCCTATCAAGTACACCGCAAAGATCGAACACTGACTTTTTTAGATACGCCTGGGCATGAGGCATTTTCAGCCATTCGAGCTCATGGCGTGCGGGCCACCGATGTGGTGGTGATTGTAATTGCTGCCGATGATGGCGTAAAGCCACAGACTCAGGAAGCTGTCAGGTTGGCTCAAGAGGCTGGGGTGGGTATTGTGGTTGCGATTAATAAAGTTGATAAGGCCGATGCTGATGTTGCACGAATTAAGCAACAGCTATCCGAAATACAGTTAATCCCTGATGATTGGGGTGGTGATACACCGTGTGTTGAGGTGTCGGCGAAGGCTAAAACAGGTTTAGAGGCATTACTTGATATGATTTTACTAGTCAGTGATATTCATAAGCCTGAGGCTACATATGATGGGCCAGCCCGCGGAGTTATTATTGAAAGTCATATGGAAACTGGTCGTGGCGCTACGGTAACTCTCCTGATTGAGCAGGGTACACTTAAACCCGGAGACTATGTTGTGGCTGGTAGTACGTATGGTAAGGTGCGGTCGCTTGATAATTATGCAGGTAAGCCGATAAAACAGGCAACTCCATCTACTCCGGTTGTGGTGACTGGCTTCAAGGCTGTGCCTGCCTTTGGTGACTGGTTTGAGGTTGTTGAAAACGAGAAAGTGGCTAAGGATTGGCAGATTAAGCAGGCGCGTAAAAGTAGTATAAAAAGTGTTGCTAAGCCAAAATCGGTCAATGCTTCAGATTTGGCTCGGGCTGTGAGTCGTGGTGCTGTAAAAGAGTTAACTATTATTATAAAAGCCGATGCCCAAGGTTCGTTGGAGTCAATTACTCAGGCTCTGCATTTGATTGGTAATGAAGAAGTGCAGGTGAAGATTGCCGCCAGTGGCGTAGGGGCGATTACCGAAGGTGATATTCATACTGCTACTGCCACAGGGGCAATTATATTAGGTTTTCATACGACGATTTCGGGTGCTGTTAATCAACTAGCTAAGCGATCGGGTGTTACTTTTCAGCTTTATCAGGTTATCTATGACCTGCTGGATGATGTGCGGGAGTGGCTAACGGCGTTACTGGAGCCTGAAATAATAGAGACAGAAGTTGGCCGACTTAAGCTGTTGGCTGTATTTAAAACTACCAAAGACCATGTTATTTGTGGTGGTAAGGTTATTCAGGGTCAGGCTGAGGCTGGCGCATCAATTCAAATCATGCGAGAGGGTGAGCTATTGGGCACTACTAAGCTAGTTGAGCTTCAGAAGCAGATGCAGCCAGCGCAGACCGTTCTTGCCGATGAAGAGTGCGGGATGTCTGTTGAACGAGTTGAAATAGCGCCTGAAGTAGGGGATGAGTTTGTGTTTATTCGTCGCGAAGTACGCGAGCGGAGTCTTTAAGGTGTCGAGACGCGCCGATCAAGTTGGGCGCGAGCTGCATCGACACATGGCACTGACTCTAACAGAGGTATTGCATCAAGGGGCACGAGTCACTATTACTCGCGTGAAAGCCACAGACGACCTTAAAACTTTACGAGTTTGGGTGCAGGGCTGGAAAAATCTTGATGATCGCGCAAAAGCAACGATAGAGCATCGCCTTCGAGGTGCCATTCGTTCTAGCTCACAAACCAAATTTACACCTCGGTTAATTCTTTTAAATGATGATAGTGTTGATTACGCTGAATATATTGATAAGCTCCTAAAAGAAGATAAATAGGTTTGACGACTTGGTGAGGGAGGACTAAGATAGGCATATGAAGCGAGTATTGTTGGTTGAGGATAATGATTTCATCCGTAAGATGTATTTGATGAAGCTAGGCAAGTCTGAATCTATTGAGGTGCTAGAAGCGGCTGATGGGCCAGCAGCACTAGAAGTCTATCAGGCACAGAAGCCAGATCTTATTCTTCTAGATATTATGATGCCAAAAATGAGCGGTATAGAAGTGCTGGAGGAATTACATAAGAGTGGCTCTAAGGTGCCAGTAATTATTCTCTCAAATGTGATGAGCTCTGAAACTAGAGAAGTTGCCACAAAGTATGGCGTGGTAGACTACATCATTAAAAGTGATCTCACTCCGTCGCAGGTGCTAGAGAAGATTGAAAAATATCTTTAAGCTAAGCGAATTTCACCGACATTGCATAGGTCGCGACCAGTAACTACCCTTTTCCCTGGTAGTTGAGCCTGTAGTATTTCGATACGGCCCTCCGAGAATTGCAGTAGTAAGTGTTTATTTTGGCAATACAGCTCTATTTTGCCAGTGGAAGTGTCGTGTATTTTTACCTGATGCAAAGAGAGTGTTTGTGGTTTATTACGTAGTAATATTGGTATGCGAACTCCTGGCCAACCAGAGTAAGCACGAACCAATCTTTCTAGCTGAACGGCAGTCATAGTTTTGGGGGAGATATCACCATCTTGTTTTTTAATAAGTTTGGAGTAGCTAGGTTTTTGGCTCAAGTCTTGTGGGGTGGGGGTGATAGTGTGACTTAAGTATGCGCGTAGGGTTGGCACGAGGAGGTTTCGACTAGCTTTTAGAAGCTTTTCCCAAAGCTCTAATTTTTGGATATTTGCTGGTACGGTAAAGCTATCTTGAGCTAAAATTGGTCCAGCATCCATTTCTGGCGTGATGAGCATAATACTGGTGCCGACGGTTGTGTCGCCGGCAAGGATGGTGCTCTCTAAGGGGGATGGTCCACGGTGCAGGGGCAGGAGCGAGGGGTGAATATTAATAATGCCGTGCGGAAAAGTGTCCAGGGTTTCTAACGGTAGAATTTTACCATAGGCAAATAGTACGCCAACATCAGGCTGGAGTTGTCGAATCTGTTTGGTGATTTCTGTAAGTTTTGTAGGAGTGAAGAAGGGTATTTTAGCTGCTTGAGCGAGCTGGGCCACTGGAGTGGTGCGCTGATGGGTGTGTGCATGCATTTTGCTTGATTGCGATACTACGCCAACTACGGTGATGTCTTTTTTTTGCAGTAAGTCTTGCAAGATAAGGGCGCTCGATTGACCGGAGCCAAAGAATATTATTCGAGTTTTAGTGTTGGTGGTGGTTTTGAGCATCAATAATTTCCTGCGGAATTTCATCTACGCTAATCAGCTGTCCGTCGTCATCGAGCTTTAATAGGGTAGAAGCATCTTTTATGATATCTATAAAGAGCTTGCCGTGCATGTGATCTATCTCGTGTTGAAAGACTCGAGCTGGGAAACCCTCCAGAGTCAGGCGTACCTCTTCACCTTCAAGTGTTAGGGCCTTTACTTTTATTTTATTAGCCCGAGGAATCTTTGCATAGTAGCCAGG is drawn from bacterium and contains these coding sequences:
- a CDS encoding right-handed parallel beta-helix repeat-containing protein, with the translated sequence MSVQKKKITPKNKPKTRVKKTASSNSIKYTYKFSNPIVLGVVAILIVVSAVYLYITYAGSARYEALQPIKKSTTAGAVLPIIYNATSLTGTVRYASPSGSNTSACIASDPCTLARAVSQVSTANSTIILAGGTYRNQANITISGSGRNGLKLIAASGQIPEIRGSVEVNGGWNTEAGYKYISYTPRAIEEGMGVAFDDEKNMMNLNSSEGRYADQVWIGNKALKQILDKSALKDGQFYVDRANRRLYLTANDASKSSIETSRPGDGTTNPRDRLFSISSTGVTLEGIRMNRYSANGDDYGVVLVNDGAHNFTMKNSELSDAPYEGVHVGQVDNPTFKNVTIHDVAWTSIGVNQSDKLLLDQVKITNTDPFDEFSSSPVSGALKTSRTRDSKVIQSYIGGNKSHGLWFDQSNINVVVDKNFMKDNTGASVFFEISDGLTMTNNFVATTNGQPIKMAGSSGLRLVNNTLVGGHDPVGVYMDNRSTPGCASNINLCKSSSYASDRQGRFAPYIGSTMDWMPRIDVMVNNIIAYPSSLSSMCGKTATVGVCITTSWGSGAQLATTTLDAIIHKADTTRNIPQTIISGNVYANGTSRIIRAGSQDYTSASTWSSALAGPPVNITGLDANAKVGNSWVNTDGTGTDSLINASAQAYKIPVFTGSNAIINTYIPAGTQQYGVLSSAVNPSTTVSPTTTPPSSTPTPTTTTTVKPSPTTPVTPPPPTTDTTKPSVPGNVKSKIEFDGLKFAYYTNLTWTASYDNVGVTSYEVRRNNTSIGTSTTTNFKDYNLQPNILYSYDIYAKDAATNSSLPANTKLTGRCFIIWCWGE
- a CDS encoding endo alpha-1,4 polygalactosaminidase; amino-acid sequence: MSATKKRNQSKSRGSSAKTAKTSSRVSTVKNINLGILAIVAGAVILIGGLYALLAWAATPGVGSYPAIATIPRLAPYTSFWWQLENAPKVDALVTEANPKKHYDFDYEDVTSAQIATMKSQNALVTCYFEVGTAAQWRPDYNKFPASAVSATDPQNWGDERWIDIMNPTVRSIMAGRMDVSKEKGCQGIEPDWLDNYTYSQAEYDASGKVKVPTKAQQLDYMKFLADEAHKRGMMIALKNVPELAREKFADGRVVADVYDWALIEECLVSYKDTCPNLKAFIERGKNVAVAEYNDQVAQAKFTDTFCPQFNTWNFDGYLFDRKNGGSPTLTGKFRVPCRTGEGQPIGPTPTVTVFPGTSTPSPTPPTTTVTPSPTPTPGNKAPVGPASLSASVISSTQINLTWPVATDDSTGTLNYTVTRNDKQIYSGPKLSFSDTGLTPATKYNYKVTAKDVGGLVSTGATTSATTQASPTTPPPPTTDTTKPSVPGNVKK
- a CDS encoding ROK family protein → MKKEVIAIDIGGTKVRIGCINGYGKISQFIDFPTPASETAMIKQTISTIQTLTGPAEPLAIGIAAPAKVDRKHGTIGPCTHIPTWKKLPIVAKLHQEFNTPIILENDATLGGVCEAMIGSGQKYRYILYVTISTGIGSALILDGKPLPGPYNPQGGQMILVDHVRNPLYGSFEYLASGKAIVREYGKIAADIRSKKAWHEITRPLAQGLHNLIVATNPEIVVLGGGVSKHHKKFLPPLTKHLAELAYSPKFPLPPIKPAKHIETAPLIGAGLLAHAIHQH
- a CDS encoding S1 RNA-binding domain-containing protein is translated as MRTSLHKKGRNSNNMTKTLSMDQLMAEVEVKAPGVGDILEGTVLSVEKHEIWLDLGASGTGVVLGRETESAVRALQPGDTISASVLDPETDEGYVVLSLRKVAKEKGWETLEERIKSGETFGVVPFDANRGGMLIEVDGIRGFLPVSQLSAENYPRVSGADKDEILQRLNHLVGQTLMVRVLDLDRKQNKLIVSEKAARREMTEGKLADIEVNSEVDGIVTGIVDFGVFVNVDGVEGMVHISEIAWDRVDNPSKYVKVGETVKAKVIAIDQDKLSLSMKQLSADPWIEESSRFSVGESVDGTINRITPFGAFVQITPVIEALVHISELSEDHVADPNDLVKVGEKKTFRVIAIDPAQHKLSLSLKPAKADKKQED
- a CDS encoding DUF448 domain-containing protein; this translates as MGRPKGNTLPERTCRMCRGRFPKNQLERWVLRGSELVLDLKQIESGRGWYSCKKPACSRKMHEVGARVALSRRHRKPKQEKTT
- a CDS encoding translation initiation factor IF-2; amino-acid sequence: MTENPVELRKISIPKTIAVHDLASRLEVPATKVIGELMRNGVMATINESIDFDTASIISEEFDVAVELETTVDERPVRSDEPVGKKKSRPPVVAVMGHVDHGKTSVLDAIRDTETATREAGGITQHIGAYQVHRKDRTLTFLDTPGHEAFSAIRAHGVRATDVVVIVIAADDGVKPQTQEAVRLAQEAGVGIVVAINKVDKADADVARIKQQLSEIQLIPDDWGGDTPCVEVSAKAKTGLEALLDMILLVSDIHKPEATYDGPARGVIIESHMETGRGATVTLLIEQGTLKPGDYVVAGSTYGKVRSLDNYAGKPIKQATPSTPVVVTGFKAVPAFGDWFEVVENEKVAKDWQIKQARKSSIKSVAKPKSVNASDLARAVSRGAVKELTIIIKADAQGSLESITQALHLIGNEEVQVKIAASGVGAITEGDIHTATATGAIILGFHTTISGAVNQLAKRSGVTFQLYQVIYDLLDDVREWLTALLEPEIIETEVGRLKLLAVFKTTKDHVICGGKVIQGQAEAGASIQIMREGELLGTTKLVELQKQMQPAQTVLADEECGMSVERVEIAPEVGDEFVFIRREVRERSL
- a CDS encoding ribosome-binding factor A is translated as MALTLTEVLHQGARVTITRVKATDDLKTLRVWVQGWKNLDDRAKATIEHRLRGAIRSSSQTKFTPRLILLNDDSVDYAEYIDKLLKEDK
- a CDS encoding response regulator produces the protein MKRVLLVEDNDFIRKMYLMKLGKSESIEVLEAADGPAALEVYQAQKPDLILLDIMMPKMSGIEVLEELHKSGSKVPVIILSNVMSSETREVATKYGVVDYIIKSDLTPSQVLEKIEKYL
- the fmt gene encoding methionyl-tRNA formyltransferase, whose product is MLKTTTNTKTRIIFFGSGQSSALILQDLLQKKDITVVGVVSQSSKMHAHTHQRTTPVAQLAQAAKIPFFTPTKLTEITKQIRQLQPDVGVLFAYGKILPLETLDTFPHGIINIHPSLLPLHRGPSPLESTILAGDTTVGTSIMLITPEMDAGPILAQDSFTVPANIQKLELWEKLLKASRNLLVPTLRAYLSHTITPTPQDLSQKPSYSKLIKKQDGDISPKTMTAVQLERLVRAYSGWPGVRIPILLRNKPQTLSLHQVKIHDTSTGKIELYCQNKHLLLQFSEGRIEILQAQLPGKRVVTGRDLCNVGEIRLA